The Vicinamibacteria bacterium genome segment GAGTCCCTCGCGCGCCAACATGCGCAGGAAACGTCCTACGCGCTCCTCGGCGGGCTCGCACTCGCTCCCGAACTCGCGGCGAACGACGGTCGCGATCTCCCAGGGCGTCCGCTTGCCGTCGATCTGGCGCCAGCAGAAGCTTCCGAGCGCGTCGAGGCGCAGTCGCTTGGCGGCGAGGAGGTAGCCGAGCCCGTCGATCAGCCCGCGGAGCGAGCGCGCGGCGGGCCGCG includes the following:
- a CDS encoding PqqD family protein, with the translated sequence MNVLDLTPHRAADWTERDGLVVLVRPRPAARSLRGLIDGLGYLLAAKRLRLDALGSFCWRQIDGKRTPWEIATVVRREFGSECEPAEERVGRFLRMLAREGLVYFDELATRM